The sequence below is a genomic window from Corallococcus silvisoli.
GGCACACGCCCCCTCCCAAGGCCGACTGAGCCCTCCGGCCGTCTGATGTCCGGGTGGACAGTTCCCTCCATCTTCCTTCGGAACGAACTCCGGAGGGGCAGATGAGCAAGAGTCCACGCAAGAAGGGCAACGGCGACGGCGCGAAGGCGGGCCCGGTGAAGACCTACCGGGAAGGGGAGCGCTTCCCGGGCCGGATTGGCAGGACCTGGCAGGAGTCCGAGCCCGCCTTCCCCATGCCGCCCACCGCGCCCAAGGACGCGCCCAACATCCTCTACGTCATCCTGGACGACGTGGGCTTCGGCTGGTGCGAACCCTTTGGCGGGCTCATCCGCACGCCGCACATGATGAAGCTGGCCCAGCAGGGCCTGCGCTACACCCACTTCACCACCACGGCGCTCTGCTCACCCACGCGCTCGTGCCTCATCACCGGCCGCAACCACCACTCCGTGGGCATGGCCAACATCACCGAGCTGGCCACCGGCTTCCCCGGCTACAACGGCCGCCAGCCGCAGGACAAGGCCGGCGTGCCCGCCATGCTCCATCAGCATGGTTACACCAGCTACTGCATTGGCAAATGGCACAACACCCCGTCGGAGGAGACGACCATCGCCGGGCCCTATGACCGGTGGCCCACGGGCCCCGTCTTCGGCTTCGACCGCTTCTATGGCTTCCTGGGCGGGGACTGCGACCAGTGGAACCCGAAGCTCTTCCTGGACCGCGAGGCCGTGGATCCGCCGCGCACGCCGGAGGAGGGCTACCACCTGTCCGAGGACCTGGTGGACCGCGCCATCAGCTGGATCTCCCAGCACCACTCCTCGGACCCGGCGAAGCCCTGGCTGACGTGGCTGGCGCTGGGGTGCGCGCACGCTCCGCACCACGTCGCGCCGGAGTGGGCGGACCGCTACAAGGGCCGGTTCGACATGGGCTGGGACGCGTACCGGGAGCAGACGCTCGCGCGGCAGAAGGAGCTGGGCATCCTCCCCCGGGACGCGAAGCTCGCGCCCATGCTGGAGGGCGTCCCGAAGTGGGACACCCTCACCGCGGACCAGAAGCGCCTGTACACGCGGATGGCGGAGCTCTACGCCGGCTTCATCGAGCACGCCGACGCGCAGCTGGGCCGGCTGATGGAGTTCCTGGAGCGGACGGGCCAGCTCGACAACACGCTCGTCTTCGTCTTCATCGGGGACAACGGCTCCTCGGGCGAGGGCACGCTGACGGGCATCTTCAATGAGCAGTCCGTGGCGAACAACGCCACGGAGACGGTGGAGCAGAACCTGGCGCGGCTGGAGCAGTTCGGCCAGCCCGGCTCCTACAACCACTACCCGGTGGGCTGGGCCCTCGCGGGCAACGCGCCGTTCCAGCTCTGCAAGCAGTACACGCACTTCGGCGGCGTGCGGAACCCGCTCATCGTCCACTGGCCGCGCGGCATCCAGGCGAAGGGCGAGCTGCGCACGCAGTACCACCACGTCATCGACATCGTGCCCACCATCCTGGAGGCGATCGGCGTGGAGGCTCCGCGCTTCATCAACACCGTGCAGCAGGAGCCCATCGAAGGCTTCGGCATGACGTATTCGTTCAACGACGCGAAGGCGCCGTCCAACCACGTCACGCAGTACTACGAGATGCTGGGCAACCGCGGCCTGTACCACGACGGCTGGAAGATCGTGACGTACCACGGGCGCAAGCCGTGGGAGAACGCGGCGAAGTGGGGCTTCGACGAGGACCACTGGGAGCTCTACAACCTCCACGAGGACCCCACCGAATCCAACGACCTGATGAAGGGACGGGACCGGGCCAACCTGGACGACCCGATGGTGAAGAAGCTCATCGAGCTGGTCGGCATGTGGTGGGCGGAGGCCGGGCGCTACCAGGTGCTGCCCCTGGATGACCGCTTCCAGGTCCGCGCGCTGGGGCGGCAGGGCCTCTACACGCAGCGCGAGCGGCTGACCTATTACGAGGGCGCCGTGCGCATCCAGGAGTTCGCGGGACCGGACACCAAGAACCGCTCCTGGGAGATGACCGCGGAGGTGGAGGTGCCCGCGGGCGAGGCCCAGGGGCCCATCGTCGCGCTCGGCGGCGCGTCCGCGGGGTGGACGCTCTACCTCCAGAAGGGCGTGCCGGTGTTCTGCTACAACTTCCCCGGGCCTGAATACACCTACCTCCGGGGCAAGGCGGCGCTGACGCCCGGCAGGCACCGCCTGCGCTACGAGTTCGAGAAGACCGGCCCCGAGCCCTTCGGCGCGGGCGGCACCGGGCGCCTCTTCGTGGACGGGAAGAAGGTGGCGGAGGGGAAGATTCCGAGGACCGTGTCCGTGGGGTACTCCATGGACG
It includes:
- a CDS encoding arylsulfatase, with protein sequence MSKSPRKKGNGDGAKAGPVKTYREGERFPGRIGRTWQESEPAFPMPPTAPKDAPNILYVILDDVGFGWCEPFGGLIRTPHMMKLAQQGLRYTHFTTTALCSPTRSCLITGRNHHSVGMANITELATGFPGYNGRQPQDKAGVPAMLHQHGYTSYCIGKWHNTPSEETTIAGPYDRWPTGPVFGFDRFYGFLGGDCDQWNPKLFLDREAVDPPRTPEEGYHLSEDLVDRAISWISQHHSSDPAKPWLTWLALGCAHAPHHVAPEWADRYKGRFDMGWDAYREQTLARQKELGILPRDAKLAPMLEGVPKWDTLTADQKRLYTRMAELYAGFIEHADAQLGRLMEFLERTGQLDNTLVFVFIGDNGSSGEGTLTGIFNEQSVANNATETVEQNLARLEQFGQPGSYNHYPVGWALAGNAPFQLCKQYTHFGGVRNPLIVHWPRGIQAKGELRTQYHHVIDIVPTILEAIGVEAPRFINTVQQEPIEGFGMTYSFNDAKAPSNHVTQYYEMLGNRGLYHDGWKIVTYHGRKPWENAAKWGFDEDHWELYNLHEDPTESNDLMKGRDRANLDDPMVKKLIELVGMWWAEAGRYQVLPLDDRFQVRALGRQGLYTQRERLTYYEGAVRIQEFAGPDTKNRSWEMTAEVEVPAGEAQGPIVALGGASAGWTLYLQKGVPVFCYNFPGPEYTYLRGKAALTPGRHRLRYEFEKTGPEPFGAGGTGRLFVDGKKVAEGKIPRTVSVGYSMDETFDVGWDKGTAVSPEYPSNARFNGRVLRVDFDLKPDFHPDLQDPAKSAEARFQHEMLRQ